The genomic interval ATGAGAAAAAGATTGATGCGATTAGTCGGTTGGTAGCCTCATTTACAGCTACAATAAACCCGCACACGATTATTTTTTCCAATGATGAAATAAATAAGCAAATAACCGACCAAATAACATTAAGAAGCGCAGCCTATATTCCTAAAGAACATTTGCCGGAGCTTACTGTGAGCGACTGGAAACAAGATTATTTGTATGGATTACAGAAGCTTGGTTTAGGCCTAATGATTTCAGGAACAAAAAAGTAATCGAATGTAGTGACCAGACAAACCGTATTTCTGCTTACAATTGAAACAACAAACAGGAGTGGTACCGAATGAAGACAGAAAAAGAGAAAATGCTGAATGGTGAGCTTTATAATGCAGCCGATGCTGTGCTGATTGCGGATAGAATGAACGCTCGCAGACTAACGAGGTTATTCAATCAAACCTTGGAGACAGAGGATAACAAAAGAACGGAGCTGCTAAAGGAATTGTTCGGATCCACAGGCAAAAGTCTATATGTCGAGTCCACTTTCCGTTGTGATTACGGCTACAACATTCATGTTGGAGAAAACTTTTATGCTAATTTTGATAGTGTACTATTGGACGTTTGCGAAATTCGAATTGGCAACAATTGTTTTCTTGCACCAGGAGTTCACATCTACACAGCAACTCACCCCTTGAATGCAAAGGAGAGAATATCTGGCGTTGAATACGGAAAACCGGTAACGATTGGCCATAATGTATGGATAGGCGGGAGAGCCGTTATAAACCCTGGCGTGAACATCGGCAATAATGTCGTTGTTGCTTCCGGTGCTGTCGTTACAAAGGATGTGCCAGATAACGTAGTTGTAGGTGGAAATCCCGCCAAGATTATAAAGCAGATTGAAGAGTAATGGAACGTAATTGAAATTTTTTATTAAACAAAATTGGGGGCTTATGCTTGTTTAAGGTGCCGAGCTTGAGAAAATAATATCGTCGACCATCCATGTATTTTGAATTTGTTTAAGGATGATTCTTCGCTCGACAATCATACCTCCAGCATTTAAGGGGGATTCATATTGATTAATATATCCTTCCTTTCCTTCGGAATGACTGTATGCTGTACCTGTGAATGGAACGTTGAACTCTAGCCCATTTTGTTTGATGATTTTATTAATGAATGTGCCAGTAAAATTGGATTTAAAATGGGCTCTAATTTGTGAATAGGAAGATAGCTTAGTCGCTTCGTTCGCTTTTTGGATCAGCGTATTGATATGTCCTTGCGGGATCGTAGACAAGTTAAAAGTAGACTCTGTAGTAATTCTAACTTGTTTGTCGCCTAAAGAAACGTCGGCTACTCTACTTTCAGCATCCCAAGAAATGGTACCGCCTAAGGTTTGTGAGATAAAGCGAATGGGGATGTATGTAACCCCTTTGGTTATTTGAGCAGGAACATCAATCGTGATTTCAGTACCATTCTGCATCACTTTATTTGAATTCATTTTGAGCATAACTTCGGTTTTTCCGTTAAGAATGGTTACCGTTTTGGACTGTTGGTTCCAATTAACCTCAGCCCCTAACCCTGCAGCAACATAGCGTACTGGAACTAAAGTGCGTCCCTGAACCACTTTTCCTTCTATTACGAATGGCTGATTTGCTGCTTCAGCATGAATGTGATTAACTGAAAATATGCTGGCAGACAACATAAGAGATAATAATGCAATAGTAGTTTTTTTCATCTGAAAGCCCTCCATATCATGTATATCGTAATAGACGTCTCCACAAAGGATTAGTTGCTTAGATAACCTAAGCAATTTAATCCTTTTTTCATTTTTATTTTGTCAGGATGGGTGTAAACTGAAAGGAAAGATTGCTATACAGATATGAAAGTGTGGATAGGAGGCTGGACAGCTTTATGCAGGTGAAAATCGATAAGGATCGGTTCGTTCGCAATGAGCGCGAAGCGGAAATCGTGGCGACAGCGGATCAGCTGGCAAGCAAGTTTGCAGGAAGATCAGCTAAGCATGATAGGGAAGGCTCTTTTCCACATGACAACTTTGCCGATATGCGGGAGTGCGGGTATTTGAAGCTTACTGTGCCGAAGCAATATGGCGGGGATGAGGCGTCATTGTATGAATTTGTACTAGCACAGGATCATTTGGCCCGCGGTGACGGTTCAACGGCGCTCGCCGCGGGCTGGCATCTGGGACAGGTGATGCAAATGCGGATAAGCCGTCCATGGCCCGAAGCTTTATACGCCAGCTTTTGCAAAGAGGTTGTAAGCAAAGGCGCCACAATAAATCATTATGCAAGCGAGCGAGCAACTGGAAGCCCGAGCAGAGGCGGCAAGCCGGAAACTACAGCGATAAGAACGGCTGGAGGTTTCCTTATTAACGGGCGCAAGACCTATAGCACGCTTAGTCCTGATGTGTCTTATTTCACCATATCTGCATGGATGGAAGAAGAAAATCGTGCAAGCGAGTTTTTAATTCCAATGGGTGCAGGCATAAGTATTGAGGAAACATGGGATACACTTGGCATGCGGGCAACTGGAAGCCATGACCTCCTGTTGAATCAAGTATTCGTGCCAGACAGCGGTACGCTTGAAGGCGCAGAAATTAATCGTAAAGGCGGGACGGCCTTCGATGGCGGAACGCTGCTTCATATTCCTGCCTGTTATATCGGCATTGCACATGCGGCACGTGATTTTGCAATTCACTTTGCCCAAAACTATCGGCCTAACAGTTTGCCAGGCCCAATATCCGAACTGCCAACGATCCAGCGGCAAATTGGCGAAATGGAAGCGGAGCTAATAACGGCTCGCACCTTACTCTACAGCATCGCCGATCGCTGGGACCGGGAGCCGGAGGGACGGAGCGGATTAAAGCCCGAGCTGGGCCTCGCTAAATATGTGGCGACCAATTCAGCCGTTCGCATCGTTGATCTTGCCATGAGAATAGTGGGTGGAACCAGCTTGTCTCGCACGCTTCCGCTGGAGCGGATGTACCGGGATGTTCGCGCAGGCTTGCATAATCCGCCGATGGATGATATTACTTTAAACGGATTAGCTCAGCGGGCATTAGCAGAGATGCAGTCTGCGGAATAAATAATAAATCATGAAGAAGAGGCAGTCTCAAAAGTAGAAAATCTACTTTTGAGACTGCCTCTTCCTGTTTTTTCTAAGTTAATCTTGCATATCAATCGGCTGGAGCGGGGTGGTTGGGAGCAAAATGCGGAAGGTTGTTCCTGCTCCGGGCAAGCTGTCTACTGTAATTGTACCTCTATGAGCATCTACAATCGATTTCGTAATGGCAAGCCCGAGACCTGCGCCGCCCTTCTTACGCGTTCTGGATGATTCGTTTCGATAAAAGCGCTCAAACAAATGCGGCAGATGCACGGCCTCAATCCCTGTTCCATTGTCGGCAACGCGTATTTCAGCTTGATTATTGTACGAAGCGAGCGTGATGCTGATCACGCCTGTCTCCGAATCGGTATGCTGCACCGCGTTGAAAAATAAATTGAGCACCACCTGTTTCAGCTTATCCGCATGGAACTGACCGCTCACATGAGGAGTGAGAAGCAGCTCTACTATGCGATTGCCAGCAATCAATTGTAATTGAGGTTCCATCTCGAGCAGAAGCGCATCCAGCTTTGTTTCGGCCAGCTGCAGCTGCGGGTCTTGATCAAGCTTCGCCAGCACGAGTAAATCCTCGACCAGCTTGTTGATACGATTGGATTCAAGAAACATGCTGTTAAGCGCGCGCGCGAGTTGATCCGGATTCGAGGCCGCTCCGCGCAGCAGCACTTCTAGAAATCCGTGAATCGAAGTAAGCGGTGTACGCAGCTCATGGGAGGCGTCCGCTACGAAACGCCGCATTTTTTCAGTTGTTTTCCGTTCCGCCTCGAAGGAATGATCGAGTCGCTCAAGCATCCCATTAAACGCATCGGATAAACGATCGATTTCCTCTTGTCCTTGGCTGGCGGGAATTCGTTTCGTTAAGCTGCCTGCATCGGTTTGCTGCGCTGCCACAACGACGCGAGATAAAGGGCGAAGCGTACGCCGAAGCAGCGGCAAATAAAGCGCGAGCCCTGCTGCAAGTGCAAGGACAGATAAGCCAGCGAATATGGCAAGCTGTGTCATGAGCAGCTGCTTGAGTGAATCAGTTTCGGTGCTTACTTGAATGAGGCCTTCGGCTCTGCCTGGCGGTCCAGCCATACGATAGACGACTAGCTGCTCGATGCCTTCAGCATTGTTCAGGATTTTATAGCCGATTTGCTTATGCGCTTTAAGCTGAATTCTAATCTGCTCATATTCGTCCGTTGATAGAAGCGGGGCGTTAAGGTTATTATCCTTCGATACGTCGGCCGTGACACCGTTTGGATCAATAAGGACGATAGACAAGCCCGGTTGATAGAACATGGGCGAGTCGCGTCGATCTCGCTGCGGCCGTTCAGCCGAATTAGCAGGATCACCCTGATTGCTCGTTTCAGGGCGATTATTCGTATCTTTCCCATCCATAAACCAATCCATGGGCATCGACATGATTTGAGCATTTAAGGCATCGGCTTTATTTTGAAAAATAAAGTCCTTCATAATGAAGTATTGAAGCACGCCAATTAACAGAAACAAAGCCGCTAGTATAAGCAGCGACCGATATAATAACTGATATTTTAGTGAACGTGGAGCAAAGAAACGAGTGATGTCGGACCTTTTAATAAGCGTCATGGCAGATCCATCCGATAGCCGGCCCCGCGGAGTGTTCGAATGAGGCGATGCTCCTTGTCGTCCAATTTGTCGCGAAGCGAGCGGATATACACCTCGACAATATTTTCTTCTCCACCGAATTGATATCCCCATACCTTATCTAAAATGAGCGATTTACTAAGCACGACACCATGATTTAGAATGATAAACCTTAGCAGCTCATATTCGGTAGGAGACAGTTCAAGAACCTGTTCCATATAAATGAGTTCTTTGCGGCGGTCATCGAGCCGGAACGGTCCATACACAGCTTCACCAAGCAAATTAGGAAACTGATTCCGCAGTCTTGCACCTATGCGGGCAAGCAGCTCGCTGAAGCTGAAGGGCTTCACCAAATAGTCGTCAGCTCCAAGGGTTAAGCCTTTGACACGATCCTCAATCTCATCTTTTGCTGTCAGCATAATAATAGCGATATTTTCGCCGGTAGCCCTTAATGCCTCGCATACTTCAAATCCGTTCAGCCCGGGCATCATCACATCGAGGATGACGACATGGGGCTGAAAGGTACTCGCTTCCTGCAAAGCGGATTCCCCGTCATAGGCGAATCGAATATCAAATCCTTCGTTGATGAGCCCAAGCTCCAGAAATTGCACGATATTTGGTTCATCATCCACAAGCAATATTTTAATCCCTTTGAAGGACACCATTTCAAATTCCCCTTTCGCAGCTTACCCCTCTATTATCTGTCTTTTTAGAAAAAGATGCATCTGTTTACTCGTTCTTTCAGCAAACTTTCAGCCACATACGAAACCGATTGATGGGTTTAGTTTACAGGTTCTATTTTGCAAAAAATGAGGTAACCTTTATATTTATAAAGCATCTTATTCCTAGTGCGTTACTTAAACTGACGTAAACTTGTTTTTTTGTATTGACTAGAGAGGAAACGTTTGTTAATTTATTGATTAATAGAAACTAATTATTGAATAATGATAATAAGGAGAATCGGATATGGATCGAATTGTAGCTGCCAGAGGCGTTGAACTGCGTTGCAAAGGCTGGAGGCAGGAGGCGCTGCTGCGAATGCTAGAGAATGTTCTTGAAAATGGCGAAAACCAACAAGAGCTTACTGTCTATGCTGCACTCGCCAAAGCGGCGCGTAATTGGGACTCCTATCATGCAATTGTCAGCACGCTCAAATCATTAGAGGAAGATGAGACGCTGGTCATTCAATCAGGCAAGCCTATCGGTATTATGAGAACACATAAGTACGCTCCAATTGTTGTAATGGCGAATTGCAACATTGTTGGCAAATGGGCAACGAGCGACAATTTCTATAAATATCAAGAACAGGGATTAATCGTTTGGGGCGGTTTGACCGCGGCAGCTTGGCAATATATCGGTTCACAAGGTGTCATACAAGGAACCTATGAGATTTTTCAATCGATAGCTAGAATGCATTACGACTGCAATCTGGCTGGGAAGTTTATTTTGACAGCCGGTCTCGGAGGAATGGGCGGCGCACAGCCGCTTGCAGGAACGATGGCGGGTGCCGTTATTTTATGCGTAGAAGTGTCTGAGGCTAGAATCGACAAACGTATCGAGGTCGGCTATTTGCAGAAAAAAACGGCAAGCTTGGATGAGGCTTTGGAATGGATTCAAGCAGCTTGTGCGAATAAGGAGAGCTTGTCAGTCGGTCTTCTTGGCAACGCAGCCGATATTTATCCTGAACTGATACGCAGAGGCATTCAGCCTGACGTTGTAACCGATCAGACGTCGGCGCATGATCTCATGTACGGATATATCCCTTCAGGCTACAGTTTAGATAAGGTTGCTGAGCTGCGCAGAACAAAACCGGATCAGCTTCAAGCGGATGCAAGAGCTTCTATCGCATTAGAAGTTGAGGCGATGCTGGAGTTTCAGCGCAGAGGTGCAGTCGTTTTTGACAACGGCAACAATATTCGTTCGCAGGCTGTACAAAATGGCGTTACAAATGCTTTTGATATTCCTGTGTTTACCGAAGCGTTTCTAAGACCGCTGTTTTCTCGTGCGATTGGGCCGTTCCGCTGGGTCGCTTTGAGCGGTGAGGTTTGTGATATTCGCAAGATTGATCAATATATATTGGAGCATTTCAGCGATAACGAGGTTGTAGTCAACTGGATTCGCTTAGCGAATCAGTATGTTCCGGTCGAGGGCTTGCCTGCGCGCATTGGCTGGTTCGGTCATGGCGATCGGACGAAGCTGGCACTAGCGGTGAACGCCATGGTTCAAGCTGGCGAGCTAAGCGGTCCCATTGCCTTCTCGCGTGATCACCTCGATGCGGGAGCGATGGCTCACCCGAATATTATGACGGAGAACATGAAGGATGGCAGCGATGCAATATCGGATTGGCCGCTGCTTAATGCAATGATTAACTGTTCATCGATGGCTGATCTTGTAGCGATACACTCTGGCGGCGGCGGCTACAGCGGATATATGACAAGCGCGGGTGTCACGCTCGTTGCAGATGGCACATCCGATGCAGAGCTTCGATTAAAAACGACGCTAGACAATGACACAGGCCTTGGCGTACTTCGATATGCTGACGCTGGTTATGAGGAAGCGCTGGATGAAGTAAGCAAAAAGGGAATACGTCGAATTGATACGAATCGGAAGGAGAATGCATGATGCGTGAATTAACGATAGAGGATGTAAAAGCAGCAGTAAGAGGAGGGGCAGTATTCGCATCCGGAGGCGGGGGCTGGGTTGATCATGGCCTTGAGATTGGCGGGGCAGCAGTAGGCATTGCTAGACCAAAGCTGGTTTCGGTTGATGAGCTGCCTGATGATGCCATTATTGTGACAGCGACGGCGATTGGCGCACCAGCAGGAAATGACTGGGAAATGTGGGGCATTGATTATATTAAGGCTGTTCAGCTGCTGATGGACAACTATGACGGCAAGGTTGTAGGGGTTATGACACCGCAAAACGGCATGTCGAGCACCATTAATGGCTGGCTT from Paenibacillus sp. FSL K6-3182 carries:
- a CDS encoding response regulator transcription factor, whose translation is MVSFKGIKILLVDDEPNIVQFLELGLINEGFDIRFAYDGESALQEASTFQPHVVILDVMMPGLNGFEVCEALRATGENIAIIMLTAKDEIEDRVKGLTLGADDYLVKPFSFSELLARIGARLRNQFPNLLGEAVYGPFRLDDRRKELIYMEQVLELSPTEYELLRFIILNHGVVLSKSLILDKVWGYQFGGEENIVEVYIRSLRDKLDDKEHRLIRTLRGAGYRMDLP
- a CDS encoding maltose acetyltransferase domain-containing protein, yielding MKTEKEKMLNGELYNAADAVLIADRMNARRLTRLFNQTLETEDNKRTELLKELFGSTGKSLYVESTFRCDYGYNIHVGENFYANFDSVLLDVCEIRIGNNCFLAPGVHIYTATHPLNAKERISGVEYGKPVTIGHNVWIGGRAVINPGVNIGNNVVVASGAVVTKDVPDNVVVGGNPAKIIKQIEE
- a CDS encoding ATP-binding protein, producing the protein MTLIKRSDITRFFAPRSLKYQLLYRSLLILAALFLLIGVLQYFIMKDFIFQNKADALNAQIMSMPMDWFMDGKDTNNRPETSNQGDPANSAERPQRDRRDSPMFYQPGLSIVLIDPNGVTADVSKDNNLNAPLLSTDEYEQIRIQLKAHKQIGYKILNNAEGIEQLVVYRMAGPPGRAEGLIQVSTETDSLKQLLMTQLAIFAGLSVLALAAGLALYLPLLRRTLRPLSRVVVAAQQTDAGSLTKRIPASQGQEEIDRLSDAFNGMLERLDHSFEAERKTTEKMRRFVADASHELRTPLTSIHGFLEVLLRGAASNPDQLARALNSMFLESNRINKLVEDLLVLAKLDQDPQLQLAETKLDALLLEMEPQLQLIAGNRIVELLLTPHVSGQFHADKLKQVVLNLFFNAVQHTDSETGVISITLASYNNQAEIRVADNGTGIEAVHLPHLFERFYRNESSRTRKKGGAGLGLAITKSIVDAHRGTITVDSLPGAGTTFRILLPTTPLQPIDMQD
- a CDS encoding acyl-CoA dehydrogenase family protein gives rise to the protein MQVKIDKDRFVRNEREAEIVATADQLASKFAGRSAKHDREGSFPHDNFADMRECGYLKLTVPKQYGGDEASLYEFVLAQDHLARGDGSTALAAGWHLGQVMQMRISRPWPEALYASFCKEVVSKGATINHYASERATGSPSRGGKPETTAIRTAGGFLINGRKTYSTLSPDVSYFTISAWMEEENRASEFLIPMGAGISIEETWDTLGMRATGSHDLLLNQVFVPDSGTLEGAEINRKGGTAFDGGTLLHIPACYIGIAHAARDFAIHFAQNYRPNSLPGPISELPTIQRQIGEMEAELITARTLLYSIADRWDREPEGRSGLKPELGLAKYVATNSAVRIVDLAMRIVGGTSLSRTLPLERMYRDVRAGLHNPPMDDITLNGLAQRALAEMQSAE
- a CDS encoding urocanate hydratase; this translates as MDRIVAARGVELRCKGWRQEALLRMLENVLENGENQQELTVYAALAKAARNWDSYHAIVSTLKSLEEDETLVIQSGKPIGIMRTHKYAPIVVMANCNIVGKWATSDNFYKYQEQGLIVWGGLTAAAWQYIGSQGVIQGTYEIFQSIARMHYDCNLAGKFILTAGLGGMGGAQPLAGTMAGAVILCVEVSEARIDKRIEVGYLQKKTASLDEALEWIQAACANKESLSVGLLGNAADIYPELIRRGIQPDVVTDQTSAHDLMYGYIPSGYSLDKVAELRRTKPDQLQADARASIALEVEAMLEFQRRGAVVFDNGNNIRSQAVQNGVTNAFDIPVFTEAFLRPLFSRAIGPFRWVALSGEVCDIRKIDQYILEHFSDNEVVVNWIRLANQYVPVEGLPARIGWFGHGDRTKLALAVNAMVQAGELSGPIAFSRDHLDAGAMAHPNIMTENMKDGSDAISDWPLLNAMINCSSMADLVAIHSGGGGYSGYMTSAGVTLVADGTSDAELRLKTTLDNDTGLGVLRYADAGYEEALDEVSKKGIRRIDTNRKENA
- a CDS encoding copper amine oxidase N-terminal domain-containing protein is translated as MKKTTIALLSLMLSASIFSVNHIHAEAANQPFVIEGKVVQGRTLVPVRYVAAGLGAEVNWNQQSKTVTILNGKTEVMLKMNSNKVMQNGTEITIDVPAQITKGVTYIPIRFISQTLGGTISWDAESRVADVSLGDKQVRITTESTFNLSTIPQGHINTLIQKANEATKLSSYSQIRAHFKSNFTGTFINKIIKQNGLEFNVPFTGTAYSHSEGKEGYINQYESPLNAGGMIVERRIILKQIQNTWMVDDIIFSSSAP